One window of the Candidatus Jettenia sp. genome contains the following:
- a CDS encoding TIGR02710 family CRISPR-associated CARF protein: MIKAMIISVGGTPAPIIKSIIEYRPEFVSFFASQNTCDQVSEIKKGINGAGHTIKNEITLVDDVNDLYHCFSKAEEAVKRVRSKGFNNEEVIVDYTGGTKNMSVALSLSAITHGFSFSYVGGTERTKDGVGIVLDGKEKVYKSVNPWDFLAIDERKKISFLFNTNQFKAAKELTDEVLRRSTKYKTVFKKLGFLIDGYYSWDLFRHGDAKGKFERARMEDLLEVDDESIKSFVKATLQLKSSYESLAQMQKQPDRLFILDIFSNAERRFEEGKIDDAVVRLYRIVEMLAQERLLNKYRIDTGNVSEEKIPQQVRGEFVSKYKDKRDGKIKSPQNAAFGLLEALGDDLGKEFNRRLPQFRQIQSQRNNSYLVHGFACAQENIYSKFKEFILDLNIFKAEDVIVFPRLNL, encoded by the coding sequence ATGATCAAGGCTATGATAATCTCTGTTGGAGGAACGCCGGCACCGATTATAAAATCCATTATAGAATACCGGCCGGAATTTGTATCTTTCTTTGCCTCTCAGAATACCTGTGACCAGGTGTCAGAGATTAAAAAGGGGATAAACGGGGCGGGGCATACCATAAAAAACGAAATAACCCTGGTCGATGATGTCAACGACCTCTATCACTGTTTCAGCAAGGCGGAAGAGGCGGTAAAAAGGGTACGGTCTAAGGGATTTAACAACGAAGAGGTTATTGTGGATTATACCGGCGGGACAAAGAATATGTCTGTTGCCCTTTCCCTGTCCGCCATCACGCACGGTTTCAGTTTTTCTTATGTGGGCGGTACAGAAAGGACAAAGGACGGTGTGGGGATCGTCCTTGATGGCAAGGAAAAGGTATACAAGAGTGTCAATCCCTGGGACTTCCTCGCCATAGATGAACGGAAGAAGATATCCTTCCTGTTTAATACCAACCAGTTCAAGGCTGCGAAGGAATTGACCGATGAAGTATTGAGAAGGAGCACTAAATACAAAACGGTATTTAAAAAATTGGGCTTTCTTATTGATGGATACTATAGCTGGGATCTGTTCAGACACGGCGATGCAAAGGGAAAATTTGAAAGGGCAAGGATGGAAGACCTGCTTGAGGTCGATGACGAGTCTATAAAATCTTTTGTTAAAGCCACCCTTCAGTTAAAATCTTCCTATGAATCTCTGGCGCAGATGCAAAAGCAGCCCGACAGATTATTTATCCTGGACATATTCTCAAATGCAGAAAGACGTTTTGAGGAAGGAAAGATAGATGATGCCGTAGTACGGCTCTACAGGATCGTTGAAATGCTCGCCCAGGAAAGGTTACTGAACAAGTATAGGATAGACACGGGCAATGTGAGTGAGGAAAAAATACCGCAACAGGTAAGGGGTGAATTTGTCAGTAAATACAAAGATAAAAGAGATGGAAAGATAAAGTCGCCACAAAATGCCGCATTTGGATTACTCGAAGCGCTGGGAGACGATCTGGGTAAGGAATTTAATAGACGTCTGCCACAATTCCGCCAGATTCAATCCCAGAGAAATAATTCTTATCTTGTCCATGGATTTGCCTGTGCACAGGAAAATATCTACTCGAAATTCAAGGAGTTTATCCTGGATCTCAACATATTCAAGGCAGAGGATGTAATCGTATTTCCCAGGCTCAATTTATAA
- a CDS encoding GxxExxY protein: protein MTENEIAYKIIGIAIEVHTALGPGLLESAYKECMYYKIGKSGFFVEKEKPIPVFFEEVRLECGYRIDLLVENKLVTEIKSVDALNNIHLAQTLTYLKLGNYKLGLLINFNVVRLKDGIQRVINGTL, encoded by the coding sequence ATGACAGAAAACGAAATTGCGTATAAAATAATAGGGATAGCAATAGAGGTTCATACTGCACTTGGTCCTGGCTTGCTGGAAAGCGCATACAAAGAGTGTATGTATTACAAAATTGGCAAATCAGGATTTTTTGTCGAAAAAGAAAAACCGATTCCAGTGTTTTTTGAAGAAGTAAGATTAGAATGTGGTTACCGGATAGATTTGTTGGTAGAGAATAAATTGGTAACTGAAATAAAAAGCGTAGACGCATTAAATAACATTCACCTTGCACAGACCCTTACCTATTTAAAATTGGGAAATTATAAATTGGGGTTACTGATAAATTTTAATGTTGTCAGATTAAAAGACGGTATACAAAGAGTAATAAACGGAACTTTGTGA
- a CDS encoding DUF1887 family CARF protein has protein sequence MKKILVSLISEQTIPNIIVTAYYKPDILWFISTERMEKERRTECVENTLRLKGLLSSTKDIKKIVVDQDSLTDCMNKIEDLIEEVNHEVEYMVNITGGNKVMALAAYEIFREIGQKVLINYIPLGKNELVQIFPRERPLKICEIRERLNLEEYLCSYGFRIQNKNSLEKVKTNTLLHKEDSQWILDNYEQLKGLMGFLYKNLKDARKQKDHHLSATFDREPTSIEREMLSNHGFVIKGKLITKDMKKDEIVYLTGGWFEEFVFNEVYDIVQDKIFDDAMIGVKIESFGGTSNDLDTAFMKDNRFYRIECKTLGNEKEQDIIRDEVYKNGAISTLLGKGEERAMICTTQSQINESILTRARDYGVEILPIEQVRKLRGLLRERFDV, from the coding sequence ATGAAAAAAATACTTGTCTCACTTATCAGCGAACAGACTATTCCAAATATCATTGTCACTGCTTATTACAAACCGGATATTCTGTGGTTCATTTCTACGGAGAGGATGGAAAAGGAAAGAAGGACTGAGTGTGTAGAAAATACCCTGAGATTAAAAGGTCTTTTATCTTCAACCAAAGATATTAAAAAAATAGTCGTAGACCAGGATTCTTTGACTGATTGCATGAATAAGATAGAAGACCTCATTGAAGAAGTAAACCATGAAGTTGAGTATATGGTTAATATAACAGGTGGAAACAAGGTTATGGCACTTGCAGCCTATGAAATATTCAGGGAAATAGGTCAGAAAGTTCTCATAAACTATATACCGCTTGGAAAGAATGAACTTGTGCAGATCTTCCCAAGAGAAAGACCGCTCAAAATTTGTGAGATCAGAGAACGGTTAAATCTTGAGGAATATTTGTGTAGCTATGGTTTCAGGATTCAGAACAAAAATAGCTTGGAAAAGGTAAAGACAAATACTCTTCTTCATAAAGAAGACTCACAATGGATTTTAGATAATTATGAACAATTAAAAGGGTTGATGGGTTTTCTGTATAAGAACTTGAAAGATGCAAGAAAACAGAAAGATCATCATCTATCAGCTACTTTTGATAGGGAGCCTACAAGCATTGAACGAGAAATGTTAAGTAATCATGGTTTTGTGATAAAAGGCAAATTAATCACCAAAGATATGAAAAAGGATGAAATAGTCTATTTAACCGGTGGTTGGTTCGAGGAATTTGTGTTTAACGAGGTCTACGATATCGTGCAAGACAAAATCTTTGATGATGCTATGATAGGGGTAAAGATTGAAAGTTTCGGCGGTACGTCAAACGATCTTGATACAGCCTTTATGAAAGATAACAGGTTTTACCGTATAGAATGCAAAACACTTGGAAATGAAAAAGAACAGGACATAATCAGGGATGAAGTTTATAAAAATGGTGCAATATCAACCTTGCTTGGTAAAGGTGAAGAACGGGCTATGATTTGCACCACTCAAAGTCAAATAAACGAATCGATACTTACAAGGGCACGCGACTACGGTGTTGAAATTCTGCCTATTGAGCAGGTGAGGAAACTGAGGGGTTTGTTAAGGGAAAGATTTGATGTTTAG
- the cas6 gene encoding CRISPR system precrRNA processing endoribonuclease RAMP protein Cas6 produces MKIPYNRFTFVLKAEEEIHLPSYKGSTFRGAFGTQFKKVACALKKEDCRDCLLKQRCVYACVFESHSPDEANILGKVNAIPHPFIIEPPEEEKQRYLAGQTFSVGLILIGEAIQYLPYFIYTFDLLGKNGIGRGRGNCRLQEVHTVSPQGDTQLIYCSKTRKVESFSKECIDLSQPILSVMEGGVSNAVHNTLEEITLRFLTPTRFKYDGKLTIDLEFHIFIRQLLRRLFLIRHYYCKDSLSEAGLPGEGYHRILINDARSIDIKVSNLQWCDWERYSRRQDTRMKLGGFVGDIVYKGAISLFYPFIEAGRILHVGKGTSFGLGKYIIVD; encoded by the coding sequence ATGAAGATACCTTATAATCGCTTTACCTTTGTCCTAAAGGCTGAAGAAGAAATACACCTTCCTTCATATAAAGGGTCTACCTTTCGGGGTGCATTTGGTACACAGTTCAAAAAAGTTGCTTGCGCCCTGAAGAAAGAAGATTGCCGTGATTGCCTGCTCAAACAAAGATGTGTTTATGCATGTGTCTTTGAATCCCATTCACCGGACGAAGCCAACATACTCGGCAAGGTAAATGCTATTCCCCACCCATTTATCATAGAACCACCGGAAGAGGAAAAGCAAAGGTATCTCGCAGGACAAACGTTTTCCGTTGGCCTGATACTCATTGGCGAGGCGATACAATACCTGCCTTATTTTATTTACACTTTTGACCTGCTGGGGAAAAATGGCATCGGCAGGGGAAGGGGAAATTGCCGGCTACAAGAGGTACACACGGTCAGCCCTCAGGGCGATACTCAATTAATCTACTGTTCCAAAACCCGTAAGGTCGAATCCTTCAGCAAAGAATGCATAGATCTAAGTCAACCTATCCTGTCGGTAATGGAAGGAGGTGTTTCAAACGCTGTACATAACACTCTTGAAGAAATTACCCTGAGATTTCTTACTCCCACCCGTTTCAAGTATGATGGCAAACTTACGATTGACCTGGAATTTCATATCTTCATCAGGCAGCTTCTGAGGAGATTATTTTTGATCAGGCATTACTATTGTAAAGATAGTTTGTCAGAGGCTGGATTACCCGGTGAAGGATATCATCGCATACTCATAAACGACGCACGCTCAATAGATATAAAGGTGTCAAATCTCCAATGGTGCGACTGGGAACGATATTCCCGCAGACAGGATACCAGGATGAAACTCGGGGGATTTGTGGGAGATATCGTATATAAGGGTGCCATTTCACTTTTTTATCCCTTTATAGAGGCAGGGAGGATACTCCATGTTGGTAAGGGAACGAGTTTCGGGCTGGGAAAGTATATAATCGTGGATTGA
- a CDS encoding nucleotidyltransferase domain-containing protein yields the protein MYNENELTQMKDVLQRLKKEGKIRLAILYGSYARGTPHVRSDIDLAVFVSAKDTEEEIEIIDKILMSAERDIYILRFDEEDKSPFVVQEALKGIHLVEPDYNTLYEIARRVLHETEEIRFGKMLKG from the coding sequence ATGTATAACGAAAATGAATTAACACAAATGAAAGATGTCCTTCAAAGACTCAAAAAAGAAGGCAAAATTCGCCTTGCAATCCTCTATGGTTCATATGCAAGAGGGACACCCCACGTAAGGTCAGATATTGACCTCGCAGTTTTCGTAAGTGCAAAGGATACGGAAGAAGAGATTGAAATCATTGACAAAATTCTTATGTCTGCCGAACGAGACATATACATCCTGAGGTTCGATGAAGAAGACAAGTCACCCTTTGTCGTTCAGGAAGCGTTGAAAGGAATACACCTGGTAGAACCTGATTACAATACACTCTATGAGATTGCACGCAGAGTACTTCATGAGACAGAAGAAATTCGTTTCGGGAAGATGTTAAAAGGATAA
- a CDS encoding CRISPR-associated endonuclease Cas1 — protein MERTLYLNENTTLDVIRDGPSLVVKEGGKSGRRVPARMIQRVVITGNIKLETGLITLFTQNNVPITFLDKKGNQIAVTLPYKQHLAEYYKVQRIFLESDYTTQRFMTFLRAYRQRVQIDVLKRLLKSQTPDHYVTVGLKEEEYQQVINNATSPYREIFHSIHNAVSALFAEMVISKLIVSELDPHMGVMHRRQDFGFALDICHILGPEIDLQSIQFFYGKKGVDHRKQKEMSSEERKAIAVRFENRKDVLATMTEHIIDDMFELIRELRFSGEFSKYL, from the coding sequence ATGGAAAGAACACTTTACCTGAATGAAAATACAACGCTTGATGTTATAAGAGACGGGCCTTCTCTTGTGGTAAAAGAAGGAGGAAAGTCCGGCAGACGTGTGCCTGCACGAATGATTCAACGGGTAGTAATTACCGGGAATATCAAACTGGAAACCGGTTTGATAACCCTCTTTACCCAAAATAACGTGCCCATAACATTCCTTGATAAAAAAGGCAACCAGATAGCGGTAACCCTGCCATACAAACAACATCTGGCAGAATATTATAAAGTGCAAAGGATATTCCTTGAGTCGGATTATACTACTCAGCGGTTTATGACCTTTTTGAGGGCATATCGCCAGAGGGTTCAGATTGATGTCCTGAAACGGCTTTTGAAGAGCCAGACTCCGGATCACTATGTTACCGTTGGACTCAAGGAAGAAGAGTATCAGCAGGTAATAAACAATGCCACATCACCGTATCGAGAAATATTTCACTCTATTCATAATGCCGTTTCCGCACTCTTTGCCGAAATGGTCATAAGCAAATTAATAGTGTCTGAACTCGACCCTCATATGGGAGTAATGCACAGGAGGCAGGATTTCGGTTTTGCCCTGGATATTTGCCACATACTTGGACCGGAGATCGATCTCCAATCCATTCAATTCTTTTACGGAAAGAAAGGCGTTGATCATCGTAAACAGAAAGAGATGTCGTCTGAAGAGAGAAAGGCAATAGCAGTGCGTTTTGAAAACAGAAAAGATGTCCTGGCAACCATGACAGAGCATATTATTGATGATATGTTTGAGCTTATCAGGGAACTGAGGTTCAGCGGGGAATTCAGTAAATATTTATAA
- a CDS encoding nucleotidyltransferase domain-containing protein encodes MVAVPNEIMEKIKNFLQMVSNSRLHLERAILFGSYATGAANKWSDIDIALVSKDFTGIGFYDRQRVNPFLIKVDSRIEPHPFKPEDFTEDNPMVKEILKQGIEIS; translated from the coding sequence ATGGTTGCTGTTCCAAATGAAATAATGGAAAAAATTAAAAATTTCTTACAAATGGTCTCAAACAGCAGATTACATTTGGAAAGGGCGATACTCTTTGGCTCTTATGCAACGGGAGCAGCAAACAAATGGAGCGATATTGATATTGCTTTAGTCTCAAAGGATTTTACGGGTATTGGATTCTATGATAGGCAACGGGTGAATCCGTTTCTCATAAAGGTAGATTCCCGTATTGAACCGCACCCGTTTAAACCAGAAGATTTTACAGAAGATAATCCCATGGTAAAGGAAATTCTGAAACAGGGAATAGAGATATCTTGA
- the cmr6 gene encoding type III-B CRISPR module RAMP protein Cmr6, whose translation MLETGLMLHPLYGFPFLPASGVKGLARAYAEKVAEASDEELLEVFGSEDKDRVLDSNREGKVVFFDGIPAEFPDIEIDIMNPHYGDYYQGNKPPADYLDPNPITFLAIAPGKAFMFSLFSSEESLLEKSVRWLKGGLIELGAGGKTNVGYGYFKEIVSQNLQEHRETGITSKEEDDLMTRFNKLKLQCNPEKFLGFIKNVKKEEIPILEKISFKDLDSGVINIAIVEGLGKLEVSSEVLKAVARKMLEVIKPHKKWDDKKHERYKKLCLMAGVQQNS comes from the coding sequence GTGCTTGAAACAGGTTTAATGCTGCACCCTTTATATGGTTTTCCTTTTTTACCGGCAAGCGGCGTTAAAGGGCTTGCAAGAGCCTATGCAGAGAAGGTTGCTGAGGCGTCTGATGAGGAACTACTGGAGGTATTTGGGTCTGAAGATAAAGACAGGGTTTTAGATTCCAACCGTGAGGGGAAAGTTGTTTTTTTTGATGGCATACCAGCCGAATTTCCTGATATTGAGATTGATATTATGAACCCTCATTATGGCGATTATTATCAAGGTAATAAGCCGCCTGCTGATTATCTGGACCCGAATCCTATAACATTTCTTGCTATAGCGCCTGGTAAAGCATTTATGTTTTCACTGTTTTCAAGTGAAGAATCCTTGCTTGAAAAATCCGTAAGATGGTTAAAAGGTGGATTAATAGAACTCGGTGCTGGTGGTAAGACTAACGTTGGTTATGGATATTTTAAAGAGATTGTATCGCAGAATTTGCAAGAACACAGGGAGACCGGTATAACCTCAAAAGAAGAAGATGATCTAATGACAAGATTTAACAAGCTCAAACTTCAATGTAACCCGGAAAAATTCCTCGGCTTTATTAAAAATGTTAAAAAAGAAGAAATTCCAATTCTTGAAAAAATCTCATTTAAAGACTTGGATTCGGGAGTTATAAATATTGCAATAGTAGAAGGTCTAGGGAAATTAGAAGTATCTTCTGAGGTTTTGAAAGCAGTTGCAAGAAAAATGCTCGAAGTTATAAAACCGCACAAAAAATGGGATGATAAAAAACATGAACGATATAAAAAACTTTGCTTAATGGCAGGAGTTCAGCAAAATTCTTGA
- a CDS encoding transposase, whose translation MKKPIQLNYDTTRQYRKTIRHYNLPCHAHFLTFSCYQRLPLLSKDRTRNWLIESIITAKEKYQYALWAYVIMPEHAHLLVYPFVENYNISLFLKAIKQSVARRAKHYLEENDSNWLDKLTVKYGSREVFKFWQAGPGYDRNITSKEELFEKIHYMHGNPVRRGLILNPQEWRWSSAGWYAGEREVVLTIDEMNL comes from the coding sequence ATGAAAAAGCCTATACAGTTGAATTACGATACAACTCGACAATACAGGAAAACTATTCGTCATTATAACCTTCCATGCCATGCACATTTTTTAACGTTTTCCTGTTATCAGCGTCTTCCATTGCTGAGTAAAGATAGGACGAGAAATTGGCTTATTGAATCAATTATCACGGCTAAAGAGAAATATCAATATGCCCTGTGGGCATATGTAATCATGCCAGAGCATGCTCATCTATTGGTTTATCCGTTCGTTGAAAATTACAACATTTCTCTGTTCTTAAAGGCTATTAAACAGTCAGTCGCCAGAAGGGCAAAACATTATCTGGAAGAAAATGATAGTAATTGGCTGGATAAATTAACTGTTAAATACGGATCAAGAGAGGTTTTTAAATTCTGGCAAGCCGGTCCGGGTTACGACCGAAATATCACAAGCAAAGAGGAACTCTTTGAAAAGATCCACTATATGCACGGGAATCCGGTACGCAGAGGACTTATTCTTAATCCACAAGAATGGAGGTGGTCAAGTGCGGGTTGGTATGCAGGAGAAAGAGAGGTTGTTCTGACTATTGATGAAATGAATCTTTAA
- the cas1 gene encoding CRISPR-associated endonuclease Cas1 translates to MGTLYIDRKGYQIKLDGEAIAFYLDGKREGIVPVRPLNRVIIAGNNTVDTSVLNKLAENGCNIIFLSGRGLQYRGILTGRIHNNGILRVKQYEKSLNKGFVITIAKEIILEKIEKQREFLGEAIKIRGIENLRATFCNVFGILANIAEGITAKCEAIESLRGYEGAASNAYFSAFTDLFPASLGFENRTRRPPTDPVNAMLSLCYTLIHYEAVREIQVAGLDPTIGFYHCFEYGRESLACDLIEPFRPVVDRFVWEMFKEGKYTSKNFVQENGGVYLKKDARKEFYPVYEAWAETVRKDIARKIRDISVRVMDGKNTLPE, encoded by the coding sequence ATGGGAACCTTATATATCGATAGAAAAGGGTATCAGATAAAACTTGATGGCGAAGCAATCGCCTTTTACCTGGACGGGAAGAGGGAAGGCATCGTCCCTGTAAGACCGCTCAATCGGGTAATAATAGCCGGTAATAATACGGTAGACACAAGCGTACTCAACAAACTTGCAGAAAACGGGTGTAACATCATATTCCTGTCAGGCAGAGGCCTTCAGTACAGGGGCATCCTTACCGGCCGTATCCATAACAATGGCATCCTGAGGGTCAAACAGTATGAAAAGTCCCTGAACAAGGGTTTTGTCATAACGATAGCGAAGGAGATTATCCTTGAGAAGATAGAGAAGCAGCGTGAATTTCTTGGAGAGGCGATAAAAATCAGGGGAATTGAAAACCTGAGGGCTACATTTTGTAATGTCTTTGGTATTCTTGCGAATATTGCGGAAGGAATTACTGCGAAATGTGAGGCCATTGAGAGCCTGAGAGGATACGAGGGTGCTGCTTCAAATGCCTATTTCTCTGCGTTTACCGATCTGTTTCCGGCTTCCCTGGGGTTTGAAAACCGCACCAGAAGGCCGCCGACAGACCCGGTAAATGCAATGCTCTCACTCTGCTATACATTGATTCATTATGAAGCGGTGAGGGAGATACAGGTTGCGGGGCTTGATCCTACCATTGGCTTTTATCATTGCTTTGAGTATGGGCGGGAATCCCTTGCCTGCGACCTGATTGAACCGTTTCGCCCCGTGGTAGACCGGTTCGTATGGGAGATGTTTAAAGAGGGAAAATATACCTCAAAAAATTTTGTACAGGAGAACGGAGGCGTTTATTTAAAGAAAGACGCCAGAAAGGAATTTTATCCGGTGTACGAAGCATGGGCTGAAACGGTGAGAAAAGACATTGCCAGGAAGATAAGAGATATTTCAGTGAGGGTCATGGATGGAAAGAACACTTTACCTGAATGA
- the cas2 gene encoding CRISPR-associated endonuclease Cas2, protein MQRDLYIVVYDICTPKRLNRMRYFLKGFSTGGQKSVFECFLTQGELKEVITGVSNIIDESIDRVHIFPLDGRSRSHTFGTAIPPKDPEFFYFG, encoded by the coding sequence ATGCAAAGAGATCTTTATATTGTCGTATACGATATATGTACACCAAAACGCCTTAACCGGATGCGGTATTTCCTGAAGGGGTTCAGCACGGGTGGTCAGAAGTCGGTCTTTGAGTGTTTCCTTACACAAGGAGAACTGAAAGAGGTTATCACCGGCGTTTCAAATATTATTGATGAAAGTATAGACCGTGTCCATATCTTCCCGCTGGATGGGAGAAGCAGGTCGCACACCTTTGGTACAGCAATACCTCCAAAGGACCCGGAGTTTTTTTATTTCGGATAA
- the cas2 gene encoding CRISPR-associated endonuclease Cas2, with protein sequence MKSNYIVCYDITHEKRLRQVFKTLKGIGTHIQYSVFFCKLTWQELTGLKEKLEGIIDGNEDDIRIYPLPSKSKCVVLGQGDRIPEGVEIFL encoded by the coding sequence ATGAAGAGCAATTACATCGTCTGTTACGACATTACTCATGAAAAAAGGCTAAGGCAGGTGTTTAAAACGCTCAAGGGGATAGGTACGCATATACAGTATTCGGTATTTTTTTGTAAACTTACGTGGCAGGAATTAACAGGATTGAAAGAGAAGCTCGAAGGCATCATTGATGGTAACGAAGACGATATACGGATTTACCCGCTGCCATCTAAGAGTAAATGTGTTGTGCTTGGTCAGGGCGACAGGATTCCGGAAGGGGTAGAAATATTCTTATGA